The proteins below are encoded in one region of Lactuca sativa cultivar Salinas chromosome 3, Lsat_Salinas_v11, whole genome shotgun sequence:
- the LOC111879077 gene encoding acylsugar acyltransferase 3: MNKMMTKLQRFGTIRQLHTIISRETIRPSSPTPPHLKTYNLSLLDQFAPDMHTPSVFFFRNYKKSDTNILKKSLSQCLTHYYPFAGRLTTLPASYINCNDEGVEFLEATNDSLLDNFLHKNEQDETIDQLFPYGLSSTARASCSKLLEVQLNHFAGGGVAVALSMSHKLADAATVANFINHWATITRGGSPVNPCFISSSTSNEIRMPKLIVKDIDKVTYATRRFIFPNSKLNELKDKVISMGAAPMNPTRVEVLTSLLYKHAVSAAKTKSGSFEPSNLSVAMNMRNKFVEKYPETAVGSIFTWTTVKLVDSGEIRLSEMIAEVRKAKMELEGIRDEQEVVEKFANTSSSLQGDVYYSSSVCRLPFYEVDFGWGKPVEVIIRIPDVEEKTLILMDTPSGDGIAALVHLPEEEIAILQNDKEFLTYVEEV; the protein is encoded by the coding sequence ATGAACAAGATGATGACAAAGCTCCAAAGATTTGGAACGATAAGGCAACTTCACACAATCATATCCCGAGAAACCATTCGACCATCTTCCCCAACACCTCCACACCTCAAAACTTATAATCTTTCATTGCTTGATCAGTTTGCTCCCGACATGCACACGCCATCTGTTTTCTTCTTCCGAAACTACAAAAAAAGCGACACCAACATCCTAAAGAAATCATTATCGCAGTGTTTAACACACTACTATCCCTTCGCGGGTAGGCTTACAACACTTCCTGCATCTTACATCAACTGCAATGACGAAGGGGTCGAGTTCTTGGAAGCTACTAATGATAGCCTACTCGATAACTTCCTTCACAAGAATGAGCAAGATGAAACCATAGACCAGCTCTTTCCTTATGGTCTCAGTAGCACTGCTCGTGCTTCTTGCTCTAAGTTGCTCGAGGTTCAACTAAACCATTTTGCAGGAGGTGGAGTGGCAGTGGCGTTGTCCATGTCACACAAGCTTGCTGACGCAGCAACCGTAGCCAACTTCATCAACCATTGGGCCACTATTACACGTGGCGGGTCACCCGTAAACCCATGTTTCATCTCATCCTCCACAAGTAATGAAATTAGAATGCCTAAGTTAATCGTTAAGGACATAGATAAAGTAACCTATGCTACCAGGAGATTTATATTTCCTAATTCAAAACTAAATGAGCTCAAGGACAAGGTTATTTCCATGGGTGCAGCTCCAATGAACCCTACTCGAGTCGAAGTGTTGACATCTCTACTATATAAACATGCAGTTAGTGCAGCGAAGACAAAGTCAGGTTCTTTTGAGCCATCGAACTTGTCTGTAGCAATGAACATGAGGAACAAATTTGTTGAAAAATATCCTGAAACAGCAGTAGGCAGCATATTTACATGGACGACAGTAAAGCTAGTGGATTCTGGTGAAATCAGGTTGAGTGAGATGATTGCTGAGGTAAGAAAAGCAAAAATGGAGCTTGAAGGAATAAGAGATGAGCAAGAAGTAGTTGAAAAGTTTGCAAACACATCCTCAAGCTTACAGGGTGATGTTTATTATAGTTCAAGCGTGTGTAGGCTTCCATTTTATGAAGTAGATTTCGGGTGGGGAAAGCCGGTAGAAGTAATAATACGAATTCCAGATGTGGAGGAGAAGACTCTCATTCTGATGGATACACCATCTGGAGATGGTATTGCAGCACTTGTCCATCTGCCTGAAGAAGAAATAGCCATTCTTCAAAACGACAAAGAGTTTCTTACTTATGTTGAAGAAGTCTGA
- the LOC111879092 gene encoding acyltransferase Pun1, protein MRTIMAKLQRFGRIRQLHTIISQEIIRPASPTPPHLRTHNLSLLDQFAAHIHMPIVFFYPNYNNGNPNILKKSLSQCLTQYYPFAGRFPGPHASHINCNDEGVEFLEASIDTRLDDFILQKEKEEILDQLIPSVHNTSPNLVEVQLNHFAGGGAAVAVSISHKVADGFTMVNFFNHWATVSRGGSPINPSFISSAISNTEMPEFELKSIEKLNYARKRLVFPNAKLNELKNKVNAMAATPMNPTRVELVTSLLFKCAAGAATTKSGSSKPTNLFHTVNLRSKIIKNCQEVAAGNISTMVIANMADSGAIKLNEVIAKLRNGIMELEGLRDVQEAAGNLLGRLSMLAGDHETRAYTCSSLCSFPLYELDFGWGKPLEIMVRFPDVNDSCILLMDTPSRDGIEALVRLQKEEMAILEKDQSLLAYVEDI, encoded by the coding sequence ATGAGGACGATTATGGCGAAGCTCCAAAGATTTGGAAGGATAAGGCAACTTCACACAATCATATCTCAAGAAATCATAAGACCAGCATCCCCAACACCTCCACACCTCAGAACTCATAATCTTTCATTGCTCGATCAGTTTGCTGCCCACATTCACATGCCAATTGTATTTTTCTACCCAAACTATAACAACGGCAACCCCAACATCCTAAAGAAGTCGTTATCACAGTGTTTAACACAATACTATCCGTTTGCGGGTAGGTTCCCTGGGCCTCATGCCTCTCACATCAACTGTAATGACGAAGGAGTTGAGTTCTTGGAAGCTTCTATTGACACCCGACTTGATGACTTCATTCTTcagaaagagaaagaagaaatcCTTGATCAACTCATTCCTAGCGTTCACAACACTAGCCCTAATTTGGTCGAGGTCCAACTGAACCATTTCGCTGGTGGTGGAGCCGCAGTGGCTGTGTCCATATCGCACAAGGTAGCTGATGGATTCACGATGGTCAACTTCTTCAACCACTGGGCCACTGTTTCACGTGGTGGATCGCCAATAAATCCAAGTTTCATCTCTTCCGCCATAAGTAACACCGAAATGCCTGAGTTTGAGCTTAAAAGCATAGAGAAACTTAACTATGCAAGAAAGAGATTGGTGTTCCCCAATGCCAAACTAAATGAGCTCAAAAATAAGGTTAACGCGATGGCAGCAACTCCGATGAACCCTACTCGGGTCGAATTAGTGACATCTCTACTGTTCAAATGTGCAGCGGGTGCAGCGACAACAAAGTCAGGCTCTTCAAAGCCAACAAACTTGTTTCATACGGTGAACTTGAGGAGCAAAATCATCAAAAATTGTCAAGAAGTAGCAGCAGGCAACATAAGTACAATGGTGATAGCAAACATGGCGGATTCAGGTGCAATCAAGCTGAATGAGGTGATTGCTAAGTTGAGGAATGGGATCATGGAGCTAGAAGGATTAAGAGATGTGCAAGAAGCAGCTGGAAATTTGTTGGGCAGATTGTCGATGTTAGCAGGTGATCATGAAACTCGAGCGTATACTTGTTCAAGCTTGTGTAGTTTTCCACTTTACGAATTGGATTTTGGATGGGGAAAGCCGCTAGAAATAATGGTAAGATTTCCTGATGTGAATGACAGTTGTATCCTTCTTATGGATACTCCATCTAGAGATGGTATTGAAGCACTAGTTCGTCTGCAAAAAGAAGAAATGGCCATCTTGGAAAAAGACCAGTCGCTTCTTGCATAtgttgaagacatctga